One Sporosarcina sp. FSL W8-0480 genomic window, TTACTTGCAAGAGGTTTCCCGATTTCATTTGAACTTGGAATGATAACGATCCTTGTAGCGGTCATTTCGGGGATTACGTTAGGAACCCTTGCGGCCTTGCGCCATAACGGGATCATCGATTATTCCGCGATGGCATTTGCCGTCATTGGGATATCCGTTCCGAACTTCGTGTTGGCGACCGTTTTAATCCAGCAATTTGCGGTCAATTGGAATATATTTCCCCCAGCCACTTGGAGTAGCAGGATGCATATGGTCTTACCGACATTGGCACTTGCCACAGGTCCAACCGCAATCATTGCACGTTTGACAAGGTCGAGCATGTTAGAGGTACTCACCCAGGATTATATGAAGATGGCGAGGGCAAAAGGATTATCCCCTGCACGCATCGTATTGCGCCATGCACTCAGGAATGCATTAATGCCGGTCGTTACCATTATGGGTACAATGCTCGCGGGAATATTGACAGGTACATTTGTTATCGAAAAGATCTTTGCAATACCAGGGATGGGGAAATATTTTGTGGAAAGCATTAATAATCGGGATTATCCAGTGATTATGGGGTCAACTGTATTCTATAGTGCATTTTTAGTATTCATGTTGTTTTTAGTAGATATCGTCTATGGATTCATTGATCCGCGCATTAAACTTCACCGGAAGGAAGGTGATGCGTGATGGTAACACGTCAACAAAATGTGCAAGCCCCGGACGAGTGGTTCAAACCGAAAGGGCGGGATGCTGAAAAGTCCGAATCCGTCGTTCGTCCCTCACTTTCCTATTGGAAAGATGCATGGCGGAGATTACGGAAAAATAAATTGGCAATGGGCGGTCTCATATTCTTAATCATTTTAACGTTGTTTGCTATATTTGCTCCTATTCTATCGCCACATAATATAGAAACGACACAGTACGCCA contains:
- a CDS encoding ABC transporter permease; this translates as MAIYIVKRFFMMIATILIIATLTFFLMHSIPGSPFDEERTSNPTIQANLEKFYKLDQPTHVQYFEYLKSIATFDFGPSIKKPNETVNTLLARGFPISFELGMITILVAVISGITLGTLAALRHNGIIDYSAMAFAVIGISVPNFVLATVLIQQFAVNWNIFPPATWSSRMHMVLPTLALATGPTAIIARLTRSSMLEVLTQDYMKMARAKGLSPARIVLRHALRNALMPVVTIMGTMLAGILTGTFVIEKIFAIPGMGKYFVESINNRDYPVIMGSTVFYSAFLVFMLFLVDIVYGFIDPRIKLHRKEGDA